Within the Eucalyptus grandis isolate ANBG69807.140 chromosome 1, ASM1654582v1, whole genome shotgun sequence genome, the region ACGTAAGTGTGGGAACTTCGTTTTTACTCGAAAGATTGGGACCTTTCACGCATTACGAAGTTAATAATCCGACCAAGATTTCACGTGAGCAATTTATTATCCGATCCTATATATTATTAACATAACGTaggaattttcaaaaattatatctaCTATTGGTATTTCGGCTTTCCCGATGTTTAACCACAAGGTGAAGCTCGCCTGCACCttttgatttagggttttgaagaaaGGGGCATTTGATCGAGTCATGGAGAGAGTAGTCAGGTTAGGCCGCTACCTGACAAAACCCGTCGCTGCTAGCGAAGGTACAAAGAAATGTTGCctgttaattatttttaaattagagTACTGAAAGTTCAAAAATTTGTCGCTGAATgtataatcaaattttcaaacattttaaaaatataatcaagttttaaaacttgtccaATTGAATACTTTAATTAGCCCCTTCTATTTCTAGAGATAGAAAATGCTAAAGCGAgtttttgatatattttaagCCACGTGACACTAATGTGGCACCAAGTTGGTCCACAcacaaaaatctgaaaataagaaaggaaagagcttaagaagaaaaaataaataaaaagaagaagagatcgaTTGCTCAAAGTGGTGTTCGTCTTCTTCGATGTGGCGGTGCTGCCACCCCACCCTTCACCGGCAAGGGTCGACAACCGTCGGCCATGAGCGAGGCCCACTAGCCTTGCAAGCCTCCGGCCAGGGTTAGGATTGGGCTTACAGGCCCTCAAGCAGTGGTGGTGCCTCCACTTGCCACCACAGCATGATGTGAGCTGATCCTCGCGTCCTGAATGCGAGGTCTCGGCAAAATATTTACACTCTCCATTCTCTCTATGGGAAACTTTCAATGTTCAAACTCTGGTCCCAACCATCGAATCGGACCACGAGAAGTTCAGAAGCTCAAGCTTCGTTACCAGTGCTCGCTCCCGTTTTCTTGTCCTTAGTCCGCACGTGCAATCTCCTCTTTCTGCATGATAAAATGGGGAATGCGTTCGCATAGCTTCTCAAAATTTTGTGGAAGATTGTATTTGAACCAACAATGGTTTCATATGAACTTTTTCgtgtaattaattaatatttttttccttttttgggtcttatttccttcttttttcctttttggggaCTTGTGCCACATgatatcaaaaaagaaaagtaaaaaattgcacatcaacgtttttatgaaattcaatttggacATGATGAATTAAAatacttgattgcacaaattggataaattttaggactatgCACTTTTTTCTAAGTTTTTGAACTTAATTATAATTTCGCACTAAATCTCAGGACTTTTATGTACTTTCTTCAATAAGTTTCAAATGCTTGCACAATATGATGACTAGAAAAATGAGTAGTGATTTTCATACTTTTGCTAGAATTACTGAGAGAGCATGTAAAATCCCCATTTAGAATggtcttcaaattttattacaAGTTCACTGGTTAGAATTTTCAAAATCGCTCCTCACTCGCATGAGTCTAAGTGAAGTTTCATTTTGACTctatttgtttgtgaaaaatttcatatttttgagaaatatctattaagtcaattttaggaaaatgacaatatttttcaatgttttactaaaatttgaaaaagaaatagaagttAAATTccgtgattttatttttctaaattaagaTGCACTAGGGTCTCAATCAGAGGAGTTAGAGTTTCTCAAGGGCATTGGGAATCTAGCTCAATCCAAGTGATAGTGACTTGGGTATGGGAATCAAGTATATGAGCATGATAGTTAGGTACCCAATTATGAACATCAAGATTTTGGGCTTGGTGTCAGGGGACCAAGCTAGGCCACACAAGTGGGATGAGATCATAGTCTTTGGATCGGTCTCGAGGAACCTAGGCCTAGCTTCAATGGACACAAACTCAGTTGCCGAGGACCTAGGCTCGGGAGCTAGTGACTTATGTGTAGGAGCCTAGTGGGCATCGAGGTCTCAGGCCTAGCCTCCATGGACTTGAGCCCAGCATCAATGGATCTAGACTTAAGCATTGATGACTTGGGCACAAGAACCAAGCATGGCTGTCAAGGCTTGAGCATTAAAAATCAAGGTTCTAAACCCAGCCTATTTGAATCTAGACCCAACTTCAATGAACTTGGGCTTGAGCGTCAAAATGAATTCCTAAGCATGGGCGCCAATAGCTTGCACTCGGGAGACAAGTACTGAGGTATGGTGAGGACCCTAGCATGAGGACCAAGGTCTTAGACCCTCCTCTATAACCCGGGTACGACTACTAATGACTTGGGCGTTGGAGTCAGGTTCTCAAGATGATAGCCAAGGACTTTGGCATGGACTCCGTGGTCGTAAGCCCAACTTTTGTGGACTTGGGCCTAAGCAATAGTGACTAGAATGCAAGAACTAGGTAATCGAGCATGATCATTGGGGATCGGAGCACCTAGCATTGTGGCCTTGGGTCTAGCCATTGTGGAACAAGGCCTAGGGGTTGGTGACTAAAGCATAGAAGTTGGGTACTTGAGCATGGAAACTAGGGTCTTGGGCTCGACCTTGAGGAACTTGGGCTTGACCATTAAGAACTAGTCCCAGCTTCGATGAGCTCAAGATTAGGAGCAAGGAACCCAGGCATGGTCAGAGACTTGAGCACTGGCATCGGGGTCTCAAGCCCTACCTTAGTGCATGAGTGTCGAGGTTCTCATCCCCAAGCGTTGAGGTCTCTAGTCCAAACATCGTTGTCTAGTTATgtcatggaaaatgatttctgatttttaaaagaataaatcattatttagaatttaaatgtAGGTTTTCTATTAATTATGAAAAGATTTTCCCTTGACTCATTTGCCTAAGTGATCCAAACactgaaaaatgaggaaaaaattttttgagaaaaaattgtttgtaaAATAAAGGGTGTCGTAGTGATACTAGTTATTCCGGAAAAGCGTCAAGTGCCCATTAAGTTTGctcattattttgaatttgtttgatgtgATATGGCATTGACGAAAGGTACTCAAATTACTATTGGTAATCCAGGTTTACATGATTTAGATGCCATCATGGGAGAGAAAGAACATATATGTTCACTTTCAACGCAAGAAATGGCACATTTTCAACCGTCAAGCTTTAAACCTTTCCCAGAGACAAGTATAACTAAGCCTCGTCTTTGGATTTCATCGTCCGAACCACTTGTTTCCAAATATGAAAACTTCCAGATCTTGCTATCTAGAGAACATGACAATAAATCCTTTGTCAATCCATTCATTGCTCACGAGAAATTTCTGATTCCTGATTTTTTAGTCGagtcccaattttttttttcttttttattcttcaaaCATTCGTCCGATCTTTGAGaagtttgaatttgatgaaattgaaaaatcagtAGCTAAAATTTCTTTGCTGCTTTATTCTGAAGTCACTTGTCAccgaatcaaataaagaaaattggtCAAAACTATTCTTGTGAGTTTGAGTCTATTGAGTTCCTTGCTTATCTACAGTATATTAGGTTGAGAACAATTTTGACTAAGGAAAACTACTTCGGAGGATTTTCTGTTTGGAGTTTTCTTCTCAGGAATGAAAACAATTCAGCGTTCCGCCGCTGTGATTTATATTGTTTTAGAGTAGGTGCAGATATAAGGTTCAAGGTATCAATTTTTCCTTGTGCAAAGTACCTTGATGCACTATCTCCCTCGCTCTTCAACATTTGGAGCAAAATgcatcaaaggaaaagaaaatccatGAATCGACCCCTCGTTTTCCACTCTATAAAACTACGAGATCACCCCAACTTGACTCTATGGAAAGGACATTCACACAATTTTGCGATTTTATCACTCCGACTTGGTAGAAAAGGGCATCCATACGACTCATTGGAATTAAGTTCTTCTTGGCGGGGAGACCGATACAAACCTAAATTTACACCACCCTTACATTTTGATTCAATGTTCTTattgtttagattttttattatcctATTCTAATTTTAGGTGATGGTGTTAAGTTTCTAATGTTTATCTGATTAGCGATTTAGATTTGTTGATTACACTAGAAACATCAGTATTATTTGCAACATTTTGATTAGCCTTTATTTATGAATTGATAGTgagattattgatttttttttttttagagttggCATTTCCTCGTCTTTCTCTGATTCTCTCTCCTGTCTTGCTATCCAGTTTTTCTGCCATTTCTACGATTCTTGCTCGTCCTTTTTCTAAGCGCTTTCGTTCTATATCAGTTTGATATTAACGTTAGAGCCAACTTCATCAACTGGCATCGGAACAATAGCTACTAGTCATTATTTCGTAGCAAAGCAATACTCGTTCTAAATTATTTTGGTATAAGAGCTAGATCCGTTCTTCATCATGAATTGTTATCTCTGAGAATTCTCCGACAACATTTAACGAGGATTATTATAGCGTATGCttctaaatttgtcatttttatgaaatgactTGCTAACTCAGCAATTATTGTTGGGTTTTAAACACAAATCTGATAGAATGACTTAAATTGTCGTTAGAGAATACTATAAGGATTAAAATTGTAACAAAATaaagcataaagaaaaaaattacttctccAATACTATGGAAATCAAAAGGgtaatttattctaaatctaAAAAGGTTTCTGATGGTTAAATGCATCGCGGTTGATTGGAACAGATTTATTATTCTACACATAATAAATGAACATAATCTCCATAgacaagttcaaaaaaattgatttgtaaattaaaatgataagctatcaatatttcttttctgACTAGCTTATTTAAATATTCAGGTAGAGTTCACAACATCAGGTCATATACACACTTTTCTAAATAAATCTTTACATCATTGATAcagaaattttgggaaaaatttaaaacactACCTCCTAGATTGAGCGGATTTTCTCAAAAGTGCCCTTTAAGTAGCACTTTTCTCAATGGACCCccagaaattgaaaaagaagagagaacatAGGACTAAGTCAGTTGATGGAGAACTAAAATTGCAGATGTGGAAGGAGGGCCCAATTGAGGATATCATGGAATAAGATGAACCCATGGCCACAATTTCTTAGATACAGAAGGTGTGATATAAATGAAATTTACGCAATTTTTTAGAACTAGGGTTTTATCTCGCTTTTAAGTTTGATTGAAATGTTAAGTTGTTCGATTGTTTTAATTAGAGTCACGGTTTCATTTTCTCCTCTCTCAAATTCGACTTAGGATTATTTGACCAAGGAACTGGAAAACTTAGGGTTTTGCATCGGGGGTTTAAGTGGGGGAAATCTACTTATTGAATAAAGATGCCCGTCTCCAAAGGCAAGAAAGGGGCACGTGAACGACACGTGATCACCAGCATGTGCCTTTCTTGCCAAGGATGAGAGCTATTAAGAATACGATGGTCCAATCTTAGAGTTGTTTGAAATAAGTTTCATATGTGGGCTTTTTCAAGAAGTGTGTCAATTTAAGGtgtattttggaattttccacGAATTTTTTGCCCCTTTCATAATCCATCTAAATAAAATCTCCAACTTACTAAGCAGACTATCTAGTCACTAGTACGATGAGAGCTATTAAGAATACGATGGTCCAATCTCAGAGTTGTTCGAAACAAGTTTTATATGTGGGCTTTTTCAAGAAGTGTGTCAATCTAAGGtgtattttggaattttccatgaattttttgCCCATTTCATAATTCATTTAGATAAAATCTCCAACTTACTAAGCAGATTATCTAATCACCGGTACGATGGATAAGGGTTTGATATGACACCATTAGGAtataaggataaaaaaaaatgcataaatttCAGGCTAGCATGTATTAAAAATCTATGGACTTagcaaccacaaaaaaaaattaataaaaaattcaaaactattaCCAGAGAGGAACCCAAATATGCAGCAAAAGGCTTGAGATGAGATCAAGTGAGCAGCACATAGTTTCTAATCTCTTCAACAGTTATGACTTATTCTAAAACATGACAGTCAATATCACAGCTTGAATTCAAGAGCAAAATCCAGCCATTATTCATAATAGCAACATCACCAACCCCACCCAGAAAACCCTGCAAATACATGACCAATACAAACTCCAGGCGATTCTCTTTATTTACTTGGAAGCGAACGGGAAAGAAGCAAAGACAACAGGAAATGTGGGCTGTTGAACGCAGCTCTCCACGGTAGCTTCCTTCCCTCGCAGAGGGAAATCGCCCGAAAGGAGGATTCCGATAAGAACACCGGAAATGCCAAAGGATCCAAAGTTGCCCTATCTTGGGAGATCCATAAACTTCTCCTCATCAGATCAAAACAAGCGACTcccattctttttttccccgaCCTTGGAATCATAGAAGCATCGGAAGGATCAAGCGCACAGACACAAAGTCGCACAATCCACGCAGCATAGTCAGTAACAAAAACGTCTACAGCGACACTAAGAGGCCAAAGCCACCCCCAGAGGGCTCTTATTCAGGGGTGGCTATGGATAGCCAAAGGAGCACTACATGGTGGTGGGTATGGCAAGTCTGTGTGTAGTACTCAAGAGGATTTGTGGAAGTAGGGCGTactgctatatatatatagagagagaggcaggcaaaattttatcatatttgtttcttttggtcATCAGAGCAATAAAAGGCCGAGGTGACTTGAGTAGGAGAGAGTAGGTGTCACCTTTTGGTTTAAAAGGAGTACAGAAAAGGTGCTGCAAATGGCAGCATCTTCCAAGGGATATGCCCTCCACATCCGAGCACAGCCTCCTTCCTTTTTATACTTTATGGGGAAAAGGGCATATTCCTTCGTAGTGAAATTTGTTGACGAAAGTCCAAAGAAACCGGTTAGATagccatttgaaaaaaaaaaaaaaaactatatactAAAGATTTTCAATGTATTAATTGTTCTTACATAGAGTGCGTCGGcgctttaaaaattaaaatattctatATGAAACATGCTAAAGGTAAATGTCTTAAAAAAGTGTCCGTTAGCAagtaactttttattattatttagacCCCTTGGAATATGCGGTATTTATGGTAtaagtctttctttttttctgagaaGAGGGTTTCTCGGAAAGTTTGTGGGAGATCAGCCacttaaaattaaacaaagggaaaaattagGTGGACCTTCTAGCGTCATCACTTTGTAGCGTCTCCTTCCTATTTTAATAGGGGAAAATCTCGTGTTCTTTTGTGACTTCAGCAGCATCATTCTTCTATGATTTCTCTTGAAAGAGAGTTTAGGATGCTTTTGCTTACATAAAAagctctttttctttcaaatttcgTTTTCATCTTTagtgaaaataaattaacaattgAGAATCTGCCCCCTAAAGGTACTGATTAAGTGGTCAGGCGTTTGATTTGGACAGAGTCAAATGCAGTTTGAATCGAGACTTCTTTGGACAGGTATATTCTTGAGGGATCATGATCATTACTCTGTAGCAAGGTGATCGCTTGGCAAGCCAGGAGCTGGGCTTTAAGATTAGGCCTAATTTCGCCCAAGCCCACTCGCTATAAAACTTTTGTATAAAAATCTTCGCTGGACTTGGCTGCTACGTTGGGTTGGACTTTCTCACTAAATGTCCTTGAGCAAGCCCGTCGGAAAATGTCTTTAAACTAAGCACCGGGTTGATGATTAGGTCTTCTATGTGGATGGAGCCTAACCTGAAGCACGGGGATGAATTATTGTGTATCTATAGTAATTACTCATTAGCCTAGTCACTCGACCCAAGAGAAAccatgaataaaaaatgaaagagagagagagagagagagagagagagagagagagagatgcgttTACTAGGTTGCCTTGATTCTAAACAAAGAGATGCGTTTACTAGGTTGCCTTGATTCTAAACAATTGTTTGGACCagaaaagctttaaaaaaaaaaaaaaaaaaagctgaaaaaCATCTGATATTGATAGTGCAAATCATAAGggaatatcattttttttatccacCTATTAAATAGATAGACaaatcctcttttctttttgggacaTGTGGCCTCAAAGCTAGTAGCGGTCGACAATGTATTCAGACAACAATCCCATTAGAAAAATTCTAATTTGGGTGGCACTGCTGGCTCATGGTTGCATGTACTTTAAAAGCATTATTTGTACTATCAACCTCTTTAGATCATGTAATcctcgggaaaaaaaaaattaccatttAGCGTTATTCTTCCATAATGCTCGTTTactaattccaaaattttcattgtgGTAAAAACAAGACAGATCCAAATTGCCTATTAACTAGTACAGCCATGAAAACCCATGTTCATATTCACCCTGTAACTACAAAGCATTTTCGCATCTACCGCAATACAAATACACACCGCTTGTCTTGTTTGATTCCGCCAGAAGCAGATTCACTTGCGATTGAAGCATGGAAAATTCTCTGCGTGTTGCATTGGCTATGGTGATCATCGACAGGAAAGCATGTGTTGATCTCCCTTTCTTCTAATCCTTCTGCAATTAGCAGTTGCTCTGCTGccttactgtttcttcttttttgacctCACGATCGTTTAAGTGATTGAAACTGCAGGACTGTTCACATGTTTGAAAGACACTCAGAACTCGCATAGACGCTATAATATTCACCAGAAAAATTTATCCGTTCAGGAGAACCATCTCTTGGCGCTCTGGGAAGCTTTCAGCTTCATCACAAGTACCTCGCGTTGAGCTTCCACCTCTGCGTACTTGAGGCTCATATGGAGATAGCGCTCGCGTATGTCTCTCAACTCGGACTCTAGCCGTGACTTTGTGCGCTCAAACTTTTTTCTCATTACTACTTCGCCTTCGGGAGTTGCTTTTCTAGGAGAGTCTGGCGGGGGATTCCTTCCTGGAACTCTGCAGGAAAAGGCATTCTTTAGCCACTGCTAAAATGGTTGAAAACACGAGCTTCATATGCAGCATACTTATGTCATCCAGGCAACACTTCTCTAGTTGCACACTTTCGATCTTCTATGCAAATTAcaaatttgagatattttatGAGCAGAAATCTAGGCACTAATACTATGAACATCTTCGAGATATCACATAAAGTTACCTGCTAAGTGGAATATTATCAGAGTCATCTGCTACAGCAGAATCAACAAGATCACTCTCAAGTAAAGATACTTTTGACCTAGGATCGACTCCAACATCATGGCAGCTTTCAACATCGCTGTTATTGATATGGATGTCCTGTCAAGTGGACAGAAGAGAGATTATGAATCGATGATGACATTTCAATTTTCAGATGAGTCGTCGACAAGGAATGACATGACCACCAAAGATGTAATAAGTGAAAATTACTGAATGTCCACTGAAATGAGAATGCTGAAGGTTTAATGAAAGGTCCAAATTCACAGAAAAGTGAGGTAAAACACAGAAAGCGAAGAGTTTCTTGTGTTACATTACCTCTATGTGATGCCGGGCATTGGACATCTTAGGTTGATCTTTCACTACTTGTTGCCGTACATTCTTCATGATCGGCTTCTTTCTTATGTCACGCTGCCCATAAATACAGTTTGTGAGTTAAGGTATAATGATGACAAGTGCTAACCCAACTAAATATGAATATCCCAACCTTTGACGGGCTTGAATCTTCAGTGGCTGAATTTGCTACTTTCATATGAGCTTTAGATAGTCCGGGGCTCCTTGTGTTGTTAACATGCTtcggttttcttttctcttccctcatAGAATTTAGTTCTTCTTCAGAGGCTCGGGCTCTTCTCAGGTACTCATCTTTCTGCTCTTCAAGCTGTTGTGTCATCCGCTGATAGTGCTTGTGCTCTCTCCTGATCTGGTTCAGCTCATT harbors:
- the LOC104438893 gene encoding uncharacterized protein LOC104438893 — translated: MEGELMAKQAKCDEAVEVKNELNQIRREHKHYQRMTQQLEEQKDEYLRRARASEEELNSMREEKRKPKHVNNTRSPGLSKAHMKVANSATEDSSPSKRDIRKKPIMKNVRQQVVKDQPKMSNARHHIEDIHINNSDVESCHDVGVDPRSKVSLLESDLVDSAVADDSDNIPLSRVPGRNPPPDSPRKATPEGEVVMRKKFERTKSRLESELRDIRERYLHMSLKYAEVEAQREVLVMKLKASQSAKRWFS